The genomic stretch ATATAGAACAATGGAAGGGATATTCCGAGACTATTTTGGTGCCACACTATAATGAAGCAAAACACATATGGATGGCCGACAAAAACTAGTGTACTTCAACCTTGAGACATAAACTGGCCCTAGCTTCGCATTGACAGGTACCAAACTACCAATCCATCGCATGGAAAAAATAAGAGGGATTGGTATAGGGATGTTCTTTATATGCTGCACTCCTCGATGTTCATCGCGGCTCTGGTAGTACTGATGCAGGACCGCGCATCCGTCGAGGGAGCCGGACACCTAGCTGACACAGCCGCTCTCTTGTACACTAAACTGCACGCGTATACACGAGGTCCCGACCTCTCTGTCAGCAACCGACCTTCGCTACCTGAGGTTGGTGAGGAGACGAGGGAAGAGGGCACCTGCTCCCGCCCACCCGTCGGCGCGCATCCGTCAAGGGAGCCGACAACCTGGCCGCCACGACCGCTCCTCCACTTTCCCCCCACCACGCCGCCGCAGGGAGCCGATCACCACTGGCGCCCATCCGTCGGGGGGCTGGACGACAAGGCCTCGCGGCGCCTCGTCTCCCTTCCCGGTCGGCTCCCCTTCCATTTCACCCGACGCCGCCAGGATGAGCTCCGTTAGGGTTTCGGCCACGAAGTGTGGCGATTTGACACGAACGGTTCACCGGGATGACTAACGCCGAAAAAAACCTCAGGCAAACAAAAACACAGAAATACCCCTAGCAGGAGGCAGATAATATGTATCCATGAGGAGGGATTATATTTtgcccctccggtggaggtactcCACGAGTTTCCGTCCGATTTTTCTTTGGTACTCTTGGGGCTGGCGGTGGAGTACGAGCGCTGAGCAACCGCTCGATCGGCCAAATTGAATGGCTCACGTTATTTTCTGGGTACAGTAAAATGCCAGTGCAAAGGAATTCCCAGGTTACTATGTCGATCTTTACAATGATAGTGGCTATTATCAGTGGATGTACTCTAGAAACCAGATAAGTCGTCCTTTTTCTACTGCTCTATTTTTCAAAACGAGGTGGtgttcaacaaaagaaaaattgcaAGGCAAAGTAGATGAATATGTAGGCATTTCCGCAGGAAAGAACTCTCTCTAAGAAATGCAGGAAATAATAAATTCTAATATAAGAAAAGGAGAAAGAGTATGTAATATTAAAATAAGGTTAGTACTACAGAGAGCCAGCCTGTAGGACACTTACGTTTTCTTTTATGTGATCTAGCTTCATTCTGTTCTCCTCTAATTCACACCACTGCTGTAGGTCAGAGCACCCACAAATATCTAGTGTTTGGAGGTTGGTGAGTTGTTCTATGCCCTCGGGCAAACACTTGATACCGTTACAATTCCAGATTGTAATACTCGAGAGAGAGCTGGGCAGGAGACATACCCTTTCAACCAAGCACTTTAATTCAGGGCAGCTACTAATAATTAGTGTCTCGAGGCCCGTGAGTTGTTGTATGCTTTCCGGCAAAGTACTCAAGACAGCACAGCCCTGCAGGCCAAGTTCCTCGAGGGAGGTTAATTCTCCTAACCACTGCGGCAGCGATGCTATGCTGTTGCAATCCATCAGATTTAGCTTTGTGAGTTTCCCCTTGTTCTCGTTCAACCATTTTGGCAGCTCTTCGAAGTCTTGGTCTTGTAGATCTAGAGTCTTCAGAGAGGAGAGATGTCGGATGACCTCTGGTGAGCCGGTTAGATCAACTGAGCCTTTAATAGACAAAGAAGTGAGGATAGGGAAGTGCTGAAGCAAGCTCCACTGATGCAGAGGCACCCTGCAGTTTTGAACTGATAGCGCAGTAATTATTACCGGAGGAACAGAGGAGCATGATGATAACACGTTATCACTGTTTGATATCACCCAGTATCTAGCTTTAGGTGGAAGCGGTTTCATCCTTAACAATGGGCAATCATGTATTTCCAATATCCTAATCACGTGATCCTTGCCACTGGAGTGCGACATGTTCCACTCTTCCAGGTTTGGCATACCTCTAAAAACCAAATTTTCTAGGTTTGGTAGTTGGTCCAACATTAGCCAGGCTGGAAAGCTGACACCACTGTAACCACATATCTCCAATGTTATCAATGTGCTTGGTGGCACCAGATTTTCCATCAAAATTTTGTGATCCACAAATCTCTCAGCCTCTCGAGTCCACTCCAGTGTCAATGAAACAAGTTTTTTCTTCCCCGCCAAATTTATACGTTGTGCCTCTTCTACGGACTTCACATTTTCGAGTTTTGTTAAGTTGAGCTTGACAGGGTCCATGTGTTGTAGCCGGACGATGCTGCTACTAGAATGACCATCACCAGGCTGCACCCCGAAGTGTGGTAACGATACTGCACTGCTACCAAGCTGAGGCGCTTTGGAGATATTGTAACAACCATTTATATCAAGAAACTTCAAACTATCGATTGTACCTATACTTCCTGGTATATTTTCAAGAAAAATGCATTTTGAGAGGTTCAATGTATGCAGCTTTCTCAGGTTACATATACTTTCAGGTATACTAAAAATACCATGATTCTGAGACAAATCCAAATGCTCTAGATTGGAAAGATTGCTGCATATATAGTTGATGAGACTATCCAAGGTATCTTTATACATCGTTTTCAGCCTAGACAGATTCAAATACTGGAGTTTGGTCATATCTTCTGGCAGCAACATGATAGTTGTACCCTGTAAATTCAAATGCTGCAGATTGGAAAGACCAACCAAAGCTTCATATAGATAATCAATCATACTGCAATCTGATAGATCAAGATGCACCAAATTTTTTAGACTCTGAAATGATCTCGGCAATTCTGACATTGTGTTACAACCTGATAAATTTAAGTACTTGAGTTGAATGAATGTGCCCAAAGCTTCTGGGAGCTTTAGAAGACCAAGGTACTCATCTGAAGATAAGTTCAAATATTCAAGTTTGTTCAGGGCGCCCAAAACTTCTGCTTCCTGGCAACGTACAAGATATGAGCTGAATGATAAGTTCAGATACTCTAGTTTGGATAGGATGCCCAGAGCTACGGGCATATTTCCAATTCCTTGGCAGTGAGATAAGTTCAAATACTGGAGTTTTGTGAGGTTCCCCAAGAGTACCGATATACCTCCAACATAAGAGCAATTTGACAGATCTAAATGCACCAATGTTTGTAGCCTCCTAAAtgattcaggcagttttgcaagtCCCGAACAACCAGACAAATTAAGATACATCAGACCTTCAATATCTCCAATTGACTCCGGTAGCTTCACAATTGTAGGAGATCCATGAATGTCCAGATAAATTAATTTTGAGAGCTTGGTGATACTATCTGGAATCGTTGTATGTTGTACTCCTGGAGCGTTAAGATATCTCAACTGCTTTAGTATACCAATAGAATCTGGCAACTTGTGTATAATGCATTCACTTAAGTCTAGGACACGCATGGAATTAGCGGATGAAAATGCAGCATCATGAACTGTGATTTTACCACACTTCAGAAAACGGAGTGCCCTTATCTTGGATAACTCCGAGACCAATGGCTTGCTACAATCATCGAGTAGTGCATAGTGATAGCAGCTTCCCTGGGCATTATGGTCTTTACTAACGACAAAAATTTCATTGTCCATGGCTGTCCTTGCTAAATCGTGCACCAAGTCATGCATGGTTAACAATGTAATATCTTCATCATATAGCTCGATATTCTGCAACAAAATAATCATTCCGCGGCGTTAGATTTTCTAAGATGATATATTTAAGACTATTTATGAATTAACTTCCGTACATTAATATATTTTATCTATTCACTCCTTTATTaaataataaaattattttaGGTCCTCCACTACTTTCAAAGTTTATTGGTGTCTGGGCTCTAAAACTGTACTATTTGTACCCTTCTATTGTGTCACAAAATCATACAATTTTTTAAACATTCAAACCATTGTAAAATAGTTTTCAAAACACGATGTTTTGCGCAGTGGCGGTTAATCATGTTTTTTTTCAaaactaagaaaatttatgaaatGTGAGAATTTTAATTAAATTGGTAAAAATGATGTCACAAaatcataattttttttatcacGCAAACCATTGTAAAGTACTTTTCAAAGACATGACTGGATGTTTTGCGAAGTGGTAGGCAGTTAATCATGGTATTTTTCAAAAATGCGAAATTCATGAAATGTGAGAATTTTAATCAAATTGAAGAAGTAAAAAATCATCTTGGAAAATAAGTATTCCAACTTGATCATAAAAGTTTGGTAAAATGGATGTACGTaggcacacacaaaaaaaaaaacagcgatCGAGCCCCTTCACTCATCCTTGCATCTATAGGAACAACAACCTAGCACCCAGAAGTACGATGATGCCTTCACTATGTCATTGCCCCGCCTCCTTGCCAAGGTACGTGGCAGACGGCCTAGGCATCAATGCATGGTTTCTTCAACAAGAAGATGCCCTCCTCCAAATTAGGCAATGAAGAGTTCATACTTTTTACGGCGGCGACCACAATGGTAGCGGCTGCAAAAAAAATTTAACTTTATGTAGTGTCCATCCGTGGTGGTTCTGTTTACTATGTTGGAACCATCTGGGTTCCAagcatcagagcatctccaccggcagccctAATAGCGACCCTCATAGGGCTATTGGGATGTCGGGTACAAAATGAGCTCACAtgatcaccaaccctaataaaaAATCGGTGGGTTCTGGAGCCAAATACAATAGTCACTACACTCGCGCCGGCCCCGAACGGTAGGGGTCGGCGTGGGGGTGTCGGTGCCTATTGCCATGTAAGATCTGGCAAGGTGGCCCCGCTTGGCAACAACAGTGGCAGGCGTCAACGATGTTTATTGCCTACTCCGGTTACCCAGGCAAGGATACCTATCCCTCGCATGCATCGACGGCCGCGCAACGCCACGACTCTTCGCGCCGGAGTGAAAGCCGCGCCGGACCGTTCGTCTGCTGCCACATGCATTTAATCAAGGTGTACTGCTCGCCTCCCCTCTCACTTCTGCTTTTCGCCTCCCATCACCTCCCAAAACCCTAATGCGCGCCACAGATCAGTCCACCGGTGGCTTTCAACGGCGAAGGCAGCACCTCCGGTGCCGGAAGGCTGAGCGTGACGCTCGACAAGGCCATTGTCCTCACGGAGAATGGTGTCCTTATGCTGCTGGACACGAGGCTCCCGAGTGGCTGGAAGATTACCATTGGCGGCTTGGCGGTGTCGCTGGTTCCAAAAGTCGGGCGCCTTGAGGCGTCCATCAAGGAGTGATACGCCCAGCTCACCGACGAGCGGCGTGCCGACCCAAGCTTCGTGGCGGACAGCGAGCTCTGGCCGACCCCGTTCGAGGACGAACGGCATGCAGTCCTCGGCTACTTCGTCGGGTCGTATCTTCCGAGCCGCCATAACCGCCGGGAGCACCGCCAATGGTGGTATGGGCGCACCATCAAGTTGGTGCTGGCCTATTACGGCTACGTGCACCCAACACC from Lolium rigidum isolate FL_2022 chromosome 4, APGP_CSIRO_Lrig_0.1, whole genome shotgun sequence encodes the following:
- the LOC124648120 gene encoding disease resistance protein RGA2-like, producing MAELGGMLAAAILKVVGDQIGSAIGGQITLQKNFDEDLKKMKMALESVDAVLEDAERRSITDKSTCLWLKRLKDVMYVISDMIDEFEADTQAITQPSTRKLSFKKYLAIIIPCLTIGPKITMANRMEKMREDLEVITDQHKKFKLTEGTNANELKVTDIRETSSIMETQIVGRADDKVEILASLCESMTEDITILPIYGIGGLGKTTLAKMVYNSSQFKEYSQVWVYVSQTFDLKNIGNSIITQLSEKEKESEYTEIQMIHKSLQKLLAGKKILIVLDDLWEGEDFHLESLTDMLKVGKDGNVVVIVTTRDEGIARKISTIRPYKIKSLTDDMCWSIIKQKSAFESRGGKEHAEKTGKAIAMKCGGVALAAKSIGHTLQYIKFSEWESLRDSNIWTLCFAYCAIFPKGHKIVKEELIYQWVSLGFSTWQLGDRCISQLLGLSFLEHSNSESNIELYDEDITLLTMHDLVHDLARTAMDNEIFVVSKDHNAQGSCYHYALLDDCSKPLVSELSKIRALRFLKCGKITVHDAAFSSANSMRVLDLSECIIHKLPDSIGILKQLRYLNAPGVQHTTIPDSITKLSKLIYLDIHGSPTIVKLPESIGDIEGLMYLNLSGCSGLAKLPESFRRLQTLVHLDLSNCSYVGGISVLLGNLTKLQYLNLSHCQGIGNMPVALGILSKLEYLNLSFSSYLVRCQEAEVLGALNKLEYLNLSSDEYLGLLKLPEALGTFIQLKYLNLSGCNTMSELPRSFQSLKNLVHLDLSDCSMIDYLYEALVGLSNLQHLNLQGTTIMLLPEDMTKLKAPQLGSSAVSLPHFGVQPGDGHSSSSIVRLQHMDPVKLNLTKLENVKSVEEAQRINLAGKKKLVSLTLEWTREAERFVDHKILMENLVPPSTLITLEICGYSGVSFPAWLMLDQLPNLENLVFRGMPNLEEWNMSHSSGKDHVIRILEIHDCPLLRMKPLPPKARYWVISNSDNVLSSCSSVPPVIITALSVQNCRVPLHQWSLLQHFPILTSLSIKGSVDLTGSPEVIRHLSSLKTLDLQDQDFEELPKWLNENKGKLTKLNLMDCNSIASLPQWLGELTSLEELGLQGCAVLSTLPESIQQLTGLETLIISSCPELKCLVERVCLLPSSLSSITIWNCNGIKCLPEGIEQLTNLQTLDICGCSDLQQWCELEENRMKLDHIKENVSVLQAGSL